The following proteins are co-located in the Aeromicrobium phoceense genome:
- a CDS encoding ATP-binding cassette domain-containing protein: MSDMIRATGLVKRYGDVEALAGLDLAVPEGTVLGLLGPNGAGKTTAVRILTTLLTPDEGQATVAGVDVLTDPDGVRRRIGLSGQYAAVDEYLTGYENLEMVGRLYGMKAKAAGARARDLLARFGLSDAADRPSKTYSGGMRRRLDLAGALVAEPPVIVLDEPTTGLDPRSRQQMWEVIADLVANGGTVLLTTQYLEEADLLADNIIVIDRGRSIAEGTADQLKSKVGGERIEVVVDDVEQAPRVHDFLAEVAKGDVAQNDRALSAAVSGSGADDLMQVLGNIRAAGIDVLDIGLRRPTLDDVFLSLTGHQAEDETTEQEAGR; the protein is encoded by the coding sequence ATGAGTGACATGATCCGCGCGACCGGACTGGTCAAGCGCTATGGCGACGTCGAGGCCCTGGCGGGTCTCGACCTGGCGGTGCCCGAGGGCACCGTCCTGGGACTGCTCGGGCCCAACGGTGCGGGAAAGACCACGGCGGTCCGCATCCTCACCACCTTGCTCACGCCCGACGAGGGCCAAGCCACGGTCGCGGGGGTCGACGTCCTGACCGACCCCGACGGGGTGCGCCGGCGCATCGGCCTGTCGGGCCAGTACGCGGCGGTGGACGAGTACCTCACCGGCTACGAGAACCTCGAGATGGTCGGGCGGCTGTACGGAATGAAGGCCAAGGCGGCCGGAGCCCGGGCGCGCGACCTGCTGGCGCGGTTCGGCCTGTCCGACGCGGCCGACCGGCCGTCGAAGACCTACTCCGGCGGCATGCGGCGCCGGCTCGACCTCGCCGGCGCGCTGGTGGCCGAGCCACCGGTGATCGTGCTCGACGAGCCGACCACGGGCCTCGACCCGCGCAGTCGCCAGCAGATGTGGGAGGTCATCGCCGACCTCGTCGCGAACGGCGGCACGGTGCTGCTCACCACGCAGTACCTCGAGGAGGCCGACCTGCTGGCCGACAACATCATCGTCATCGACCGCGGCCGCTCCATCGCCGAGGGCACCGCCGACCAGCTCAAGTCGAAGGTGGGCGGCGAGAGGATCGAGGTCGTCGTCGACGACGTGGAGCAGGCGCCCCGCGTGCACGACTTCCTGGCCGAGGTCGCCAAGGGCGACGTGGCGCAGAACGATCGGGCGCTCTCGGCGGCGGTCAGCGGCTCGGGTGCCGACGACCTGATGCAGGTGCTCGGCAACATCCGCGCGGCCGGCATCGACGTCCTCGACATCGGGCTGCGACGGCCCACCCTCGACGACGTGTTCCTGTCCCTGACCGGTCACCAGGCCGAGGACGAGACGACCGAGCAGGAGGCTGGACGATGA
- a CDS encoding pyridoxal phosphate-dependent aminotransferase — MSPVVRQSEKLRDVLYDIRGPVSARAAQLEAEGHRILKLNIGNPQPFGFDAPSEILQDVIAGLPTAQGYSDSRGIQSARRAVVHHYQLQDGFPAIDIDDVWLGNGVSELIQIALQALLDNGDEVLIPTPDYPLWTAVTNLAGGRPVHYRCDEDNDWNPDLEDLESKITDRTKVIVVINPNNPTGAVYSRETLTAIADLARKHDLILMADEIYDKILYDDAVHIPMASVAPDVLTLTFNGLSKAYRVCGYRAGWLVVTGPLERAEDYLEGLTLLASMRLCPNVPAQNAIQVALGGYQSIKELILPGGRLLEQRDTAVNELRKIPGVSVVTPRGALYAFPRLDPEVYPIKDDQRFVLDLLMSEKILLTQGTGFNWPDPDHLRIVTLPWSRDLAEAIQRMGNFLSTYRQD; from the coding sequence ATGAGCCCTGTCGTGCGCCAGTCGGAGAAGTTGAGGGATGTCCTGTACGACATCCGCGGCCCCGTCAGCGCGCGAGCCGCCCAGCTGGAGGCCGAGGGCCACCGGATCCTCAAGCTCAACATCGGCAACCCGCAGCCGTTCGGCTTCGACGCGCCGTCGGAGATCCTCCAGGACGTCATCGCCGGCCTGCCGACGGCGCAGGGGTACTCCGACTCCCGCGGCATCCAGTCGGCCCGCCGCGCGGTGGTGCACCACTACCAGCTGCAGGACGGCTTCCCGGCGATCGACATCGACGACGTCTGGCTCGGCAACGGCGTCAGCGAGCTGATCCAGATCGCCCTGCAGGCGCTGCTCGACAACGGCGACGAGGTGCTGATCCCCACGCCGGACTACCCGCTGTGGACCGCCGTTACCAACCTCGCCGGGGGCCGGCCGGTGCACTACCGGTGCGACGAGGACAACGACTGGAACCCCGACCTCGAGGACCTCGAGTCCAAGATCACCGACCGCACCAAGGTCATCGTCGTGATCAACCCGAACAACCCGACGGGTGCGGTCTACAGCCGCGAGACGCTCACGGCGATCGCCGACCTGGCGCGCAAGCACGACCTGATCCTCATGGCCGACGAGATCTACGACAAGATCCTCTACGACGACGCCGTGCACATCCCCATGGCCAGCGTCGCGCCCGACGTGCTGACCCTGACCTTCAACGGCCTGTCCAAGGCGTACCGGGTGTGCGGCTACCGCGCCGGCTGGCTCGTGGTGACCGGCCCGCTCGAGCGCGCCGAGGACTACCTCGAGGGCCTCACGCTGCTGGCCTCGATGCGCCTGTGCCCCAACGTGCCGGCGCAGAACGCGATCCAGGTGGCGCTCGGCGGCTACCAGTCGATCAAGGAGCTCATCCTGCCCGGCGGTCGCCTGCTCGAGCAGCGCGACACCGCCGTCAACGAGCTGCGCAAGATCCCGGGCGTCAGCGTGGTCACCCCGCGCGGAGCGCTCTACGCCTTCCCGCGGCTGGACCCCGAGGTGTACCCCATCAAGGACGACCAGCGATTCGTGCTTGACCTGCTGATGAGCGAGAAGATCCTCCTCACGCAGGGGACGGGCTTCAACTGGCCCGACCCCGACCACCTGCGGATCGTGACGCTGCCGTGGTCGCGCGACCTCGCCGAGGCGATCCAGCGGATGGGGAACTTCCTCAGCACCTACCGCCAGGACTGA
- a CDS encoding ABC transporter permease, translating into MTIITERSAPMRVLSDGWVCAKRNLIKIKRVPEIMVFVLISPIMFVLLFAYVFGGAIDAGPGLDYKEFLIGGIFAQTVVFGATFSGAAMAEDMQKGFIDRFRSLPMSRSAVLVGRTGADVVYNVLSLIIMALTGLLVGWRAHEGIPKMLAAFVLLLVFAYAISWIMAWVGLIVPSVDVINNASFIVIMPLTFVSNAFVPTESFPPFLQPFVEWNPVSALTQAVRELFGNVPVGVPVPDAWSLQNPVLYTLLWVVLIVAVFVPLSVRAYQRASTK; encoded by the coding sequence ATGACCATCATCACCGAGCGCAGCGCACCCATGCGCGTCCTCAGCGACGGCTGGGTGTGCGCCAAGCGCAATCTCATCAAGATCAAGCGCGTTCCCGAGATCATGGTGTTCGTCCTGATCTCGCCCATCATGTTCGTGCTGCTGTTCGCGTACGTGTTCGGCGGCGCCATCGATGCCGGACCGGGCCTGGACTACAAGGAGTTCCTGATCGGCGGCATCTTCGCCCAGACGGTGGTGTTCGGTGCCACGTTCTCCGGCGCGGCGATGGCCGAGGACATGCAGAAGGGCTTCATCGACCGGTTCCGCTCGCTGCCCATGTCGCGCTCGGCGGTGCTGGTCGGGCGCACCGGCGCCGACGTGGTCTACAACGTGCTGTCGCTGATCATCATGGCGCTCACGGGCCTGCTGGTGGGCTGGCGTGCGCACGAGGGCATCCCCAAGATGCTGGCCGCGTTCGTGCTGCTGCTGGTGTTCGCCTACGCGATCAGCTGGATCATGGCCTGGGTCGGGTTGATCGTGCCGAGCGTCGACGTGATCAACAATGCGTCGTTCATCGTGATCATGCCGCTGACGTTCGTCTCGAACGCGTTCGTGCCCACCGAGTCGTTCCCGCCGTTCCTGCAGCCGTTCGTCGAGTGGAACCCCGTCTCGGCGCTCACCCAGGCCGTGCGCGAGCTCTTCGGCAACGTTCCTGTGGGGGTTCCGGTCCCCGACGCGTGGAGCCTGCAGAACCCGGTGCTGTACACGCTGCTGTGGGTCGTGCTGATCGTCGCGGTGTTCGTGCCGCTGTCGGTGCGGGCCTACCAGCGCGCGTCCACCAAGTAG
- a CDS encoding class I SAM-dependent methyltransferase, whose protein sequence is MARAADRLDAPQERDDYWNAYYADSGVARPLPSQFAAFVAGELDQPGRVIEFGSGSGRDTLFFAAHGHDVTGVDASKAAVEACTAEAADLGLDVEFLAATIDQDGLAAQLRVRPGTTVVYARFFVHAITDEEQTAFLDLAASLTSPGDRLAVEYRTLRDSSGAKVTGSHFRRFVDPTSFNAEAVLHGFDVAYAVEGFGFAKYRQDDAYVARALFLRR, encoded by the coding sequence ATGGCCCGCGCCGCCGACCGGCTCGACGCCCCGCAGGAGCGCGACGACTACTGGAACGCCTACTACGCCGACAGCGGCGTGGCGCGTCCCCTGCCGTCGCAGTTCGCTGCCTTCGTGGCGGGCGAGCTCGACCAGCCGGGGCGGGTGATCGAGTTCGGCAGCGGGTCCGGGCGCGACACCCTGTTCTTCGCAGCGCACGGTCACGACGTCACGGGCGTCGACGCCTCCAAGGCCGCGGTCGAGGCGTGCACGGCGGAGGCCGCCGACCTGGGCCTCGACGTCGAGTTCCTCGCGGCCACGATCGACCAGGACGGCCTCGCGGCGCAGCTGCGCGTGAGACCCGGCACCACCGTGGTCTACGCCCGCTTCTTCGTCCACGCGATCACCGACGAGGAGCAGACCGCGTTCCTCGACCTGGCGGCGTCCCTGACGTCCCCCGGCGACCGGCTGGCCGTCGAGTACCGCACCCTGCGCGACTCCAGTGGCGCCAAGGTCACCGGCAGCCACTTCCGCCGATTCGTCGACCCGACCTCGTTCAACGCCGAGGCGGTCCTGCACGGGTTCGACGTCGCGTATGCGGTCGAGGGCTTCGGCTTCGCGAAGTACCGGCAGGACGACGCCTACGTGGCACGGGCGCTGTTCCTGAGGCGGTGA
- a CDS encoding putative T7SS-secreted protein — MVADLQQVLRFDPDALEIPGDPERLRGGAQKLEDFITGLTDVGKRLREADAPKESRGPTVRAMSRVAGTIGQVLEADAEQLSDLAETVRRQADRLTDAQGTVEEARRRWRQARQELRDQVDDLNERVAQAERERNERIEREEREERARKDGKGGGHGGGGGGGGDRERRDPEPPTEAAQLIRAMDQQVLNQVDGPLRRLAGLEFTDRHGAVAMAMDGKVDQIAERYRQSVQAIFDDIVEALRQVHRVDEQLVEQLPRREKALASVAQTPDQQAAPDLTRVSRPEDLTTVGEQLQECAQALNRADEQIPDIRIAIREGRMTPEDEQIGSMNGFQRTWKEHLDQVREDLNHARKAGDEIARELRELDERGAREVRRSFRQAD; from the coding sequence ATGGTGGCCGACCTGCAGCAGGTCCTGCGATTCGATCCGGACGCGCTCGAGATCCCGGGGGACCCCGAGCGCCTGCGCGGCGGCGCGCAGAAGCTGGAGGACTTCATCACCGGGCTCACCGACGTGGGCAAGCGGCTCCGCGAGGCCGACGCGCCGAAGGAGTCGCGAGGGCCCACGGTCCGCGCGATGTCCCGCGTGGCCGGCACCATCGGACAGGTGCTCGAGGCCGACGCCGAGCAGCTCTCCGACCTGGCCGAGACCGTCCGCCGCCAGGCCGATCGCCTCACCGACGCCCAGGGCACGGTGGAGGAGGCGCGTCGTCGCTGGCGTCAGGCGCGCCAGGAGCTGCGCGACCAGGTCGACGACCTCAACGAGCGGGTCGCGCAGGCCGAGCGCGAGCGGAACGAGCGCATCGAGCGCGAGGAGCGTGAGGAGAGGGCCCGCAAGGACGGCAAGGGCGGCGGTCACGGCGGCGGAGGTGGCGGCGGTGGGGACCGCGAGCGTCGCGATCCCGAGCCGCCCACCGAGGCGGCCCAGCTGATCCGCGCCATGGACCAGCAGGTGCTCAACCAGGTGGACGGTCCCCTGCGCCGCCTCGCCGGCCTCGAGTTCACCGACCGCCACGGCGCCGTCGCGATGGCGATGGACGGCAAGGTCGACCAGATCGCCGAGCGCTACCGCCAGAGCGTGCAGGCGATCTTCGACGACATCGTGGAGGCGCTGCGCCAAGTCCACCGCGTCGACGAGCAGCTCGTCGAGCAGCTCCCCCGTCGCGAGAAGGCCCTCGCCTCGGTGGCTCAGACCCCCGACCAGCAGGCCGCACCCGACCTGACCCGCGTGTCCCGCCCCGAGGACCTCACCACGGTCGGCGAGCAGCTGCAGGAGTGCGCGCAGGCCCTCAACCGCGCCGACGAGCAGATCCCCGACATCAGGATCGCCATCCGCGAGGGCCGCATGACGCCCGAGGACGAGCAGATCGGCAGCATGAACGGGTTCCAGCGCACGTGGAAGGAGCACCTCGACCAGGTGCGCGAGGACCTCAATCACGCCCGCAAGGCCGGTGACGAGATCGCGCGCGAGCTGCGAGAGCTCGACGAGCGCGGGGCCCGCGAGGTGCGCCGCTCCTTCCGTCAGGCCGACTGA